GTCGCCGGCGGCGCGGTGACGACATCGGCGCCGATCAGCGCCGCCTGCTTGACGTGATTCACCGTGCGCACCGAGGCGGTCAGGATCTCGGTCTTGAAATCGTAATTGTCGTAGATGGTGCGGATCTCGGAAATCAGCTCCATGCCGTCCGAGCCGGTGTCGTCAATGCGGCCGACGAAGGGCGAGATGAACGAAGCGCCGGCCTTGGCGGCGAGCAGCGCCTGGTTGGCCGAGAAGCACAGCGTCACGTTCACCATGCGCTTCATCTCGGTGCGGATGGTCTTGCAGGCCTTCAGCCCGTCCAGCGTCAGCGGCACCTTGATGCAGACATTCGGCGCGATCTTGGCCAGCACCTCGGCCTCGGCCATCATCTGATTGAATTCGGTCGCCACGACCTCGGCCGAGACCGGGCCTTCGACGATGTCGCAGATCTGCTTGGTGACTTCGGCGATCTTGCCGCCCGATTTCAGGATCAGCGACGGGTTGGTGGTGACGCCGTCGAGAAGCCCCAGATCGTGCAGCTCTTTAATTTCCTTGATGTCAGCGGTGTCGACGAAAAACTTCATGGCTGTCTCCTTGGGGATTGCCCGGCGGGCGCCAGGCAGATGAGAGGGTCCCCTTTGATCTAGACCAAAGTCAGGGCAAGGTCACGCCTGATGATCGAAGATTCGCCCTTTGTCGCGGCCGCGCCGGTGCTGGTGCCGATGCCTGCCGAACGGCCCTACACCTATGCCGTGCCGCCCGGCATGCGCGTGGTGCCGGGCTCGATCGTGCGCGTGCCGCTCGGGCCGCGCCAGGTCGCGGGCATTGTCTGGGACGGCGCGGTCGAGACGGTCAACGCGAAGAAGTTGCGGCCGATCGAGGAGGTCTTCGACTGCCCGCCGATCGACCGGGCCATGCGCCGCTTCGTCGACTGGATCGCGCATTACACGCTGTCGGCGCCAGGCATGGTCGCGCGGATGCTACTCCGCGCTCCCGAAGCGTTCGACCCGGAGCCCTGGATCGAGGGATTGC
This region of Mesorhizobium sp. M2A.F.Ca.ET.046.03.2.1 genomic DNA includes:
- the fsa gene encoding fructose-6-phosphate aldolase, with the protein product MKFFVDTADIKEIKELHDLGLLDGVTTNPSLILKSGGKIAEVTKQICDIVEGPVSAEVVATEFNQMMAEAEVLAKIAPNVCIKVPLTLDGLKACKTIRTEMKRMVNVTLCFSANQALLAAKAGASFISPFVGRIDDTGSDGMELISEIRTIYDNYDFKTEILTASVRTVNHVKQAALIGADVVTAPPATLKALVNHPLTDRGLAAFLADWAKTGQKIG